A genomic region of Candidatus Binatia bacterium contains the following coding sequences:
- a CDS encoding cytochrome b/b6 domain-containing protein, translating into MSSVRPAPIYRYALLTRASHWVWFVAFFVLVGSGLQIFNASPNLDASDKSDPARRVLAIGSPAAGVGTTTIFGHTFVTTNWLGWTGNGMGSRGARAFGATLTIPGYQDLSGGRRWHLFFAWVATVCWLAWLISSAIKGSLREMVLRPGDVPKLWPMQAYYLKLRETPPPHGIYNPLQKAAYTLVLFVLAPLVVVTGLALSPGIDAIANPLTVVFGGRQFARLWHFAGMVLLLGFFAIHVFQVATQGFVNQMRSMITGWYRP; encoded by the coding sequence ATGAGCTCGGTCCGGCCCGCGCCGATCTACCGTTACGCGCTGCTAACCCGCGCGAGCCATTGGGTGTGGTTCGTCGCGTTCTTCGTATTGGTCGGGAGCGGGCTGCAGATCTTCAACGCGTCGCCGAACCTCGACGCATCGGATAAGAGCGACCCGGCGCGGCGCGTGCTCGCAATCGGCTCGCCTGCGGCGGGCGTGGGAACGACGACGATCTTCGGGCATACGTTCGTGACGACGAACTGGCTCGGCTGGACGGGAAACGGGATGGGCTCGCGCGGCGCGCGCGCCTTCGGCGCGACGCTGACGATACCCGGCTATCAAGATCTCTCGGGCGGCCGCCGCTGGCATCTCTTCTTTGCATGGGTCGCTACCGTGTGCTGGCTCGCGTGGCTGATCTCGAGCGCGATCAAGGGCAGTCTGCGCGAGATGGTGCTGCGGCCCGGCGACGTTCCGAAGCTATGGCCGATGCAGGCCTACTATTTGAAGCTGCGCGAGACGCCGCCGCCGCACGGCATCTACAATCCGCTGCAAAAGGCCGCCTATACGCTCGTGCTCTTCGTGCTCGCGCCGCTCGTCGTCGTGACGGGGCTCGCGCTCTCGCCCGGAATCGACGCGATCGCCAATCCGCTGACCGTGGTTTTCGGCGGACGCCAGTTCGCGAGGCTCTGGCACTTCGCGGGGATGGTGCTGCTCCTGGGATTCTTCGCGATTCACGTCTTCCAGGTCGCGACGCAAGGCTTCGTCAATCAGATGCGCTCGATGATCACCGGCTGGTACCGGCCGT